Part of the Streptomyces sp. RFCAC02 genome is shown below.
CGAGCCCCGAGTTGAGCCAGGTCGCGATGAGCTGGTCGCCGTGGTCCTCGGCGTAGGCGACGTCCGCGACGGCGATGGAGCCGAGGGCGCCGCCGACGAAGAAGAAGCAGGCGAGGAGGGCGAGCAGCCCGGACGACCGCAGCGCGCCGAGCCAGTGCGCCTCGCGCGGGGCGGCGCGCCACCGGCGGGAGGGTCCCGACAGGACGACGGAGAGCGCGCCGATGACGCCGAGCACGTTGATCACGAGGAGGGCCGCCGCCTCGGACCAGGTGGCGACCAGGAGCATGACGATCAGCGGTCCGGTCGCGAACATGACCTCCTGCGCCACGGCGTCGAGGGCGTAGGCGCGGTGGACGATGTCGCCCTTGCCGAGGACGGACGGCCACAGGGCGCGCAGGCCGCCCTCCAGGGGCGGGGTGGCGAGGCCGGCGATCAGGCAGGCGGCCCAGGCGACGGCGGGCGGGTCGGTGCCCGCGATGGCGAGGGACACCATGGCGAGGCCGGAGACGAGGGCGGCGGGCAGCATGACGCGGGGCTGCCCGTGCAGGTCGGCGAGGCGGCCGAGGACGGGCTGGCCGACGGCGTTGGCCACCCCGTAGGCGGCCGAGAGCAGTCCGGCGAACGTGTAGTCGCCGCCCTCTGCGCGGACGAACAGCACGATGGCGAGGGCGGACGTGCCGTTGGGCAGGCGTCCGACGAGAGTGCCCGCGAGGAGGCGCACGGCGTGGCGTGTGCGCAGCAGTTCCCGGTAGCCCGTGGCCATGGCATCAGTCCCTGGTGAGGCCCCGGCGGCGGCGGGCCGGGGCGTGCGAGTGTTACGTATAACGTCGCATGATTCTACGTACGATGGTCGTCCTGCTGGACCGCTCATTCCGGGACAGGCGGACGGCGGGGGACGGACACCGGCACAGGGAGGCGCGGGCACCGTGGGCGACACGGGGACGGGCGGGGACGACCGCTCCGGGACCGGCGGGCAGCGCGCCGGCGGGGGACGGCCGACGAGCCGGGACGTCGCCCGGCGCGCGGGGGTCTCGCAGGCGGCGGTCTCCCTGGTGCTGCGGGAGCGGTGGCACGGCCGCGTCTCGCCCGCCCGCGCGGACGCCGTGCGCGCCGCCGCGCGTGAGCTGGGCTACCGGCCGAACCAGGCCGCGCGCTCCCTGCGGCTCGGCCGGAGCCGGACGGTCCTCGTGGTGGTGCCGGCGGCACCCAACGAGTTCTTCGCGCGGGTGCACGCCGGCGCGTCCGGGGTCGCGGCGGCGGCGGACGTGGGCGTGGTGCTCTACCCGTCGCCCGGGGGCCTGGGCCGGGCTCCCGACCCGTTCGCCTCGGCGAGCGCGACCCTCGACGGGGTCCTCGCGTCCTCCATGGCGGTGGAGACCCTGGAACAACTGAGCGAAGGGGGACTTCCGCTGGTCATGCTGGACAGCGAGCCGCTGAGCGGACCGGCGGCGGCGACGGTCAACCCCGACATCGCGGCCGGCACCGGCCTGGTCGTGGACCACCTGCTGGCTCTCGGCCACCGCAGGTTCGCCCACGTGGCGGCCGACGTCCCCTCATGGACCTTCGGTGTCCGGGCGCGGGTGCTGCGGGACCGGCTCGCCGACGCGCCCGGCGCACGCCTGCTCGCCCGGGAACGGGGGCCGCTCACCGTCGCGGGAGGACTCGCCGCCGCGGGCCGCGCCCTGGCCGCGACGCCACGGCCCACCGCCCTGGTCTGCGACGACGACACCATGGCCGCCGGGGCCTGCAAGGCGGTACGGCGGATGGGACTGCGCGTCCCGGAGGACGTGTCGGTGACCGGCTTCGACGACCTGGCGCTCGCGACCGCCGTGGAGCCGGAGCTGACGACGGTGCGCCTGCCCGCCGAGGAGCTGGGCGCCGCGGGTCTGCGCGCCCTGCTCGACGTCCTCGCCGGCCGGCCGGGCGGCACCACCGTGCTGCCGGTCGACCTGGTGCGGCGCGGCTCCACGGCACCGCCGCCCGCCACGGCCTGACGGGGTGCCCGCGTCCCGTCGGACGGAACCGGACACGGGAGTGCCCCGGGGCGGGAACCCCGGGGCACTTGTCCCTGGATTGCGCCCGGCGGGGCCTACGCCTCCTCGCCGTCCGCCTCCTCAGCGGCGGCGGCCCCGTCCGCCGCGCCGTCACCGGCCAGCAGGGACGACAGGCGACTGCCCAGGACACGCTTGAACTTGCGCGTCTGCGGCCGGGTCCGGTCGAGGACGGCCACTTCGAGCTGGTCCGCCGTCAGCTCGCGCTCCCCGCCGCCGGCCTCGCGGGAGAGGGCGTCGACGGCGAGCCGCAGCGCCTCCCCCAGGCTCATCCCGTCACGGTGCCGCTCGCCCAGGTAGCTGCTGATCTGGTCCGCGTTGCCGCCGACCGCGACCGAACCGTGCTCGTCGATGATCGAACCGTCGTGCGGCAGCCGGTAGATCTCGTCGTCCTCCGGCCGCTCACCGACCTCGGCGACCAGCAGCTCCACCTCGTAGGGCTTCTCCGCCGCGCTGGAGAAGATGTTGCCCAGGGTCTGGGCGTAGAGGTTGGCCAGGCCACGGGCGGTGACGTCCGCGCGGTCGTACGTGTAGCCGCGGAGGTCGGCGTACCGCGTGCCGCCGATGCGGAGACTCTCGTACTCGTTGTACTTGCCGGTCGCCGCGAAGGCGATGCGGTCGTAGATCTCGCTCACCTTGTGCAGGGCGCGCGACGGGTTCTCGGCGACGAACACGATGCCGTCGGCGTACTGCAGGACCACCAGGCTGCGCCCGCGCGCGATGCCCTTGCGGGCGTACTCGGCGCGGTCCGCCATGGCCTGCTGGGGTGAGACATAGAACGGTGTGGACACCGGCTACTCGTCCCTTCGACGTCACTGGAGAAACAGGGGGCTCGGCGCTCGGCCCGGTGCCCTCGGGCCGCCGGGCACCGCACACTACAGAACGGGCGCCTGCGGCCCGTCGGGCTGGGAGAGCCTGCCGTCGTGCACCGCGCGGACCACCTCGGCGACCTCCGCCTCGGTGAGCCTGCGGTAGCCATCCTCGGTGATGACCGTGACGATCGGGTAGATGCGGCGGGCGAGGTCGGGGCCGCCGGTCGCCGAGTCGTCGTCGGCGGCGTCGTACAGCGCCTGCACGACGGCCGTCACCGTGTCCCGCTCGCCGAGGTCGCGGCGGTGCAGCTTCTTCAGCGCGCCCCGGGCGAAGATGGAGCCCGAGCCGACGGCGGCGAAGCCCTGCTCCTCGGACCGGCCGCCGGTGACGTCGTAGGAGAAGATCCGGCCGCCGCCGCGCTCCAGGTCGTACCCGGCGAACAGCGGGATGACCGCCAGGCCCTGCATGGCCATGCCGAGGTTGCCGCGGATCATGGTGGACAGGCGGTTGGCCTTGCCCTCCAGCGACAGGACGTGCCCCTCGACCTTCTCGAAGTGCTCCAGTTCGAGCTGGAAGAGCTTCACCAGCTCGACGGCGAGGCCCGCCGTGCCGGCGATACCGACCGCCGAGTACTCGTCGGCGGGGAAGACCTTCTCGATGTCGCGCTGGGCGATCATGTTGCCCATGGTGGCGCGGCGGTCACCGGCGAGCACGACTCCCTCGCCGAAGGTGGCGGCCACGATCGTGGTGCCGTGCACCGTCTCCACGACTCCCTCCACGGGCGGCAGCGCGCGGTGGCCGGGCAGCCGCTCGGGGGCGTGGTCGGTCAGGAAGTCGAGGAACGAGGAGGAGCCCGGCCGGAGGAAGGCCGCCGGGAGTCGCCCCTGGTCATGGGAGTTGGCTGCCACAGGGTTCCTTCCAGTGAGTGGACGGTCCGCTGCCCCGGCCGGCGTACGGCCGGGGCAGCGGCAGGCTATGGCACGGACCCTACCCGCCCCTCGGCGGTGATCCACATCGGCCGCGGAAACCGCGCGGCGCCGGCGGGCGGGCCGCCTACTGGCCGCCCTTCTGCACGAAACTGCGGACGAAGTCCTCGGCGTTGGACTCGAGGACCTCGTCGATCTCGTCGAGGACGGAGTCGACGTCGTCCGACAGGGCCTCCTGCCGCTCCTTCAGCTCCTCGGAGACCTCGGCGTCCTGCGCCTGCTCCTCGGCTTCCTCGTTGGTGCGCGACGCCCTCTGCTGGCCGCCGCCGGTGTCTTTGGTCGCCATCTCCCTCACCCCATGTTCAGGTTCGACGTGACAAGGTCAGACCCTACTGGCTGGGACTGACATCGGCTTCTCGACTTTTTCCGCGTCCACCGCTGGGACCACTGTCATGATTCCCGGATCGGGACCGGATCAGCCGCCGGACAGGGCACGGACCAGATCGTTCGCCGTCGGACAGCGGTCGAGCAGGTCCTTCACGTGCTCGCGGGTGCCCCGCAGCGGGTCCATCGTCGGTACCCGCTGGAGGGAGTCGCGGCCGGGCAGGTCGAAGATGACCGAGTCCCACGAGGCCGCGGCGACGTCGTCGGCGTACTGCTCCAGGCAGCGGCCCCGGAAGTAGGCCCTGGTGTCCTCCGGCGGGCTGACCCGGGCCCGCTCCACGTCCCGCTCGTCCAGGAGCCGCGTGATGCGGCCGCGGTCGACGAGACGGTTGTACAGGCCCTTGTCGGGGCGCACGTCCGCGTACTGCAGGTCGATGAGCTGGAGCCGGGCGGCGTCCCAGCCGAGGCCGTCGCGCCGGCGGTAGCCCTCCATCAGCTCCCGCTTCGCGACCCAGTCGAGCTGACCCGAAAGGCTCATCGGATCGCTCTCGAGACGGCCGAGCACGTCCTCCCAGCGCGTCAGGACGTCGGCGGTCTCCTCGTCGAGGTCGGCGCCCCAGCGCTCGTCGGCGTACTTGCGGGCCAGCTCGCAGTACTCCATCTGGAGCTGGACGGCCGTCAGCGTGCGGCCGCTGCGGAGCGTCACCAGCTCCTTCAGGGACGGGTCGTGGCTCACGCGGTGCAGCGTGCGCACGGGCTGGTCCACCGCGAGGTCCACCGTGATGAAGCCGTCCTCGATCATGGACAGGACGAGCGCGGTCGTCCCGAGCTTGAGGTAGGTGGAGACCTCGGCGAGGTTGGCGTCGCCGATGATGACATGCAGCCTGCGGTAGCGCTCGGCGTCGGCGTGCGGCTCGTCCCTGGTGTTGATGATGGGCCGCTTGAGTGTCGTCTCGAGACCGACCTCGACCTCGAAGTAGTCGGCCCGCTGGCTGAGCTGGAACCCGTGCTCGCCGCCGTCCTGCCCGATGCCGACCCGCCCGGCGCCGCACACCACCTGCCGCGAGACGAAGAACGGGGTCAGGTGCCGCACGATGTCCGAGAACGGCGTCTCCCGCTTCATGAGGTAGTTCTCGTGGGTGCCGTAGGAAGCGCCCTTGTTGTCGGTGTTGTTCTTGTACAGGTGGATCGGCTGGGCGCCGGGCACCTCGGCGGCGCGGCGGGCCGCCTCCGCCATGATGCGCTCGCCGGCCTTGTCCCACAGGAGGGCGGCGCGCGGCCCCGTGGTCTCGGGGGCGCTGTACTCGGGATGGGCGTGGTCCACGTACAGGCGGGCCCCGTTGGTGAGGATGACGTTGGCCAGGCCGATGTCCTCGTCGGTGAGCTGGCTTGCGTCCGCGTTGTCCCGAGCGAGGTCGAAGCCCCGGGCGTCGCGCAGCGGGTTCTCCTCCTCGAAGTCCCACCGGGCGCGGCGTGCCCGGTGCACGGCGGCCGCGTACGCGTTGACCACCTGGGACGAGGTGAGCATGGCGTTGGCGTTCGGGTGGCCGGGGACGGAGACGCCGTACTCGGTCTCGATGCCCATCACGCGCCGTACAGTCATGCGGCCCTCCTTGCCCGGCGGAGCCCCGGCACCGGCCCGTCGCCGCCGCCGCTGTGTCGAAGCGTAGGCGAGGGCGGGCGGATACGGAGACCGCCGCCGGCGGTTTTCCTTCTCGGAATGCGGCCGGGAAAGCGACGGCTGCGGGGCGCGCGCTCGCGTGCCCCGCAGCCGTCGCCGAAAGCCCGTACCGGTGGCTCGGCTGTTACAGGTACTGACCGGTGTTGGCGACCGTGTCGATGGAACGGCCGGTGTCGCCGCCCTGCTTTCCGGTGACGAGAGTACGGATGAAGACGATCCGCTCGCCCTTCTTCCCGGAGATGCGGGCCCAGTCGTCGGGATTGGTGGTGTTGGGAAGGTCCTCGTTCTCCTTGAACTCGTCCACGCAGGCGGAGAGCAGGTGGGAGACGCGCAGGCCCTTCTGGCCGTGGTCGAGGAAATCCTTGATCGCCATTTTCTTGGCGCGGTCCACGAT
Proteins encoded:
- a CDS encoding LacI family DNA-binding transcriptional regulator, translated to MGDTGTGGDDRSGTGGQRAGGGRPTSRDVARRAGVSQAAVSLVLRERWHGRVSPARADAVRAAARELGYRPNQAARSLRLGRSRTVLVVVPAAPNEFFARVHAGASGVAAAADVGVVLYPSPGGLGRAPDPFASASATLDGVLASSMAVETLEQLSEGGLPLVMLDSEPLSGPAAATVNPDIAAGTGLVVDHLLALGHRRFAHVAADVPSWTFGVRARVLRDRLADAPGARLLARERGPLTVAGGLAAAGRALAATPRPTALVCDDDTMAAGACKAVRRMGLRVPEDVSVTGFDDLALATAVEPELTTVRLPAEELGAAGLRALLDVLAGRPGGTTVLPVDLVRRGSTAPPPATA
- the prcA gene encoding proteasome subunit alpha: MSTPFYVSPQQAMADRAEYARKGIARGRSLVVLQYADGIVFVAENPSRALHKVSEIYDRIAFAATGKYNEYESLRIGGTRYADLRGYTYDRADVTARGLANLYAQTLGNIFSSAAEKPYEVELLVAEVGERPEDDEIYRLPHDGSIIDEHGSVAVGGNADQISSYLGERHRDGMSLGEALRLAVDALSREAGGGERELTADQLEVAVLDRTRPQTRKFKRVLGSRLSSLLAGDGAADGAAAAEEADGEEA
- the prcB gene encoding proteasome subunit beta; its protein translation is MAANSHDQGRLPAAFLRPGSSSFLDFLTDHAPERLPGHRALPPVEGVVETVHGTTIVAATFGEGVVLAGDRRATMGNMIAQRDIEKVFPADEYSAVGIAGTAGLAVELVKLFQLELEHFEKVEGHVLSLEGKANRLSTMIRGNLGMAMQGLAVIPLFAGYDLERGGGRIFSYDVTGGRSEEQGFAAVGSGSIFARGALKKLHRRDLGERDTVTAVVQALYDAADDDSATGGPDLARRIYPIVTVITEDGYRRLTEAEVAEVVRAVHDGRLSQPDGPQAPVL
- a CDS encoding ubiquitin-like protein Pup — translated: MATKDTGGGQQRASRTNEEAEEQAQDAEVSEELKERQEALSDDVDSVLDEIDEVLESNAEDFVRSFVQKGGQ
- the dop gene encoding depupylase/deamidase Dop; the encoded protein is MTVRRVMGIETEYGVSVPGHPNANAMLTSSQVVNAYAAAVHRARRARWDFEEENPLRDARGFDLARDNADASQLTDEDIGLANVILTNGARLYVDHAHPEYSAPETTGPRAALLWDKAGERIMAEAARRAAEVPGAQPIHLYKNNTDNKGASYGTHENYLMKRETPFSDIVRHLTPFFVSRQVVCGAGRVGIGQDGGEHGFQLSQRADYFEVEVGLETTLKRPIINTRDEPHADAERYRRLHVIIGDANLAEVSTYLKLGTTALVLSMIEDGFITVDLAVDQPVRTLHRVSHDPSLKELVTLRSGRTLTAVQLQMEYCELARKYADERWGADLDEETADVLTRWEDVLGRLESDPMSLSGQLDWVAKRELMEGYRRRDGLGWDAARLQLIDLQYADVRPDKGLYNRLVDRGRITRLLDERDVERARVSPPEDTRAYFRGRCLEQYADDVAAASWDSVIFDLPGRDSLQRVPTMDPLRGTREHVKDLLDRCPTANDLVRALSGG